The following coding sequences are from one Bradyrhizobium sp. 200 window:
- a CDS encoding acyl-CoA dehydrogenase family protein, translating into MNVRPADPRSHSDSEFHFSEQPQLSEELRMLREQVRRFVEKEVVPHGEQWERDGKIPREIYRRMGALGFLGMRHAADYGGTDMGPLASMVWAEELGRSTFGGFTSSVLVHTDMSAVHITLRGTPEQKQKYLPAIIRGETICSIAVTEPDAGSDVAGLKTRARRDGDSWVINGSKMFITNAVYGDILIVAARTDPAAKGSRGISLFIVERRTPGISATKLDKHGWLCSDTAEIAFQDVRVPLENLLGEENRGFYGIMETFENERICIGGICAGESAKAIELTTNYVKGRQAFGGPLWNQQAVRLKLASLAAKAAAARALAYHAAELVEAGQSAAREVSMVKALSPEVLHEVVHGCLQLHGGTGFMRGTPIERMVRDARVLTIGGGATEVMLEEVAKRM; encoded by the coding sequence ATGAACGTCAGGCCCGCCGATCCGCGCAGTCACTCCGACAGCGAATTCCATTTCTCGGAGCAGCCGCAGCTTTCCGAGGAGTTGCGGATGCTGCGCGAGCAGGTTCGCCGTTTCGTCGAGAAGGAAGTGGTGCCGCATGGCGAGCAGTGGGAGCGCGACGGCAAGATTCCGCGCGAAATCTACCGCCGCATGGGCGCGCTCGGCTTTCTCGGCATGCGCCACGCGGCCGATTATGGCGGCACCGACATGGGACCGTTGGCCTCAATGGTGTGGGCTGAGGAACTGGGACGTTCGACCTTCGGCGGCTTCACCTCGTCGGTGCTGGTGCATACCGACATGTCGGCGGTCCACATCACCTTGCGCGGCACGCCGGAGCAAAAGCAGAAATATCTACCCGCGATCATCCGCGGCGAGACGATCTGCTCGATCGCGGTGACTGAACCCGATGCGGGCTCCGACGTCGCCGGACTGAAGACGCGCGCTCGCCGCGACGGCGATTCCTGGGTGATCAACGGCTCAAAGATGTTCATCACCAACGCGGTCTATGGCGACATCCTGATCGTTGCAGCGCGTACCGATCCCGCGGCAAAGGGCAGCCGCGGCATTTCGCTGTTCATTGTCGAGCGGAGGACGCCCGGCATCTCCGCGACCAAGCTCGACAAGCATGGCTGGCTCTGCTCCGACACGGCCGAGATCGCGTTCCAGGACGTGCGCGTTCCCCTCGAAAACCTGCTCGGCGAAGAAAACCGCGGCTTCTATGGCATCATGGAAACCTTCGAGAATGAACGGATCTGCATCGGCGGCATCTGCGCCGGCGAGTCGGCCAAGGCGATCGAACTCACCACCAACTATGTGAAGGGCCGGCAGGCGTTTGGCGGGCCGCTGTGGAACCAGCAGGCGGTACGGCTCAAGCTGGCGTCACTCGCAGCCAAGGCGGCGGCTGCCCGTGCGCTCGCTTACCATGCGGCGGAGCTGGTGGAGGCCGGCCAATCGGCTGCTCGCGAGGTGTCGATGGTGAAGGCGCTGTCGCCGGAAGTGCTGCACGAGGTGGTGCATGGTTGTCTGCAACTGCACGGCGGCACCGGTTTCATGCGCGGCACGCCAATCGAGCGGATGGTGCGTGACGCGCGGGTACTGACCATCGGTGGCGGCGCCACCGAGGTGATGCTGGAGGAAGTCGCCAAGCGGATGTGA
- a CDS encoding enoyl-CoA hydratase-related protein, with protein sequence MIDKGPVLLDIADGIARLRLNRPDAANGMSAELLNALCDAIMVCHGQPDLRVLLLSGEGTNFCAGGDVRAFASKGEKLPDYIRQATAYLQNAVTGLLRLEAPVITSVQGFAAGGGGFGLVCASDIVIAGESAKFLAGATRVAMAPDAGVSVTLSRLVGLRRAMSILLTNPVISATEALEMGIVTKVVPDTELGEASLAFARELAAGAPKALAATKRLVWAGTGTSVEQCLSEEARTVSELSGMADAREGLAAVIERRKPIFTGR encoded by the coding sequence ATGATTGACAAGGGACCCGTTCTGCTCGACATCGCCGACGGCATCGCGCGGCTGCGGCTCAACCGCCCCGACGCCGCCAACGGCATGAGCGCCGAACTCCTGAACGCGCTGTGCGACGCCATCATGGTTTGCCACGGTCAGCCGGACCTGCGCGTGCTGCTGCTGAGCGGCGAGGGGACGAACTTTTGCGCGGGCGGCGACGTGCGCGCCTTTGCGTCGAAGGGCGAGAAGCTGCCTGACTACATCCGGCAGGCAACGGCCTATCTGCAGAATGCGGTGACGGGGCTTTTGCGGTTGGAGGCGCCCGTCATCACTTCCGTTCAGGGCTTTGCCGCAGGTGGCGGCGGCTTTGGGCTCGTCTGCGCTTCCGATATCGTCATCGCCGGCGAATCCGCAAAATTCCTCGCGGGTGCGACGCGTGTCGCCATGGCGCCTGACGCCGGTGTCTCCGTCACGCTGTCGCGGTTGGTCGGCTTGCGCCGCGCAATGTCGATCCTTCTTACAAATCCGGTGATATCGGCGACTGAGGCGCTGGAGATGGGCATCGTCACCAAAGTTGTTCCCGATACCGAATTGGGCGAGGCGTCGCTCGCCTTCGCACGGGAACTGGCGGCCGGTGCGCCGAAGGCGCTGGCGGCGACCAAGCGGCTGGTCTGGGCGGGAACCGGCACCAGCGTCGAGCAATGCCTCTCGGAAGAAGCGCGCACCGTGTCCGAGCTGTCGGGGATGGCCGACGCGCGGGAAGGGCTCGCGGCCGTCATCGAACGGCGCAAACCCATCTTTACGGGACGCTAG
- a CDS encoding alpha/beta hydrolase, with amino-acid sequence MAATPIDLAIERIRAVYRSWNRETSVTQMRSDWDAAFGGSTAPVTCECVSAGGVDGEWISPDDAPEDKAILYFHGGGFRIGSVASHRDLIAQIALASGCRVLAINYRLAPEHRFPAALDNAVAAYRWMLDRGLKSANIALAGDSAGGNLVLAAMLALRERRLPLPASAVLMSPWTDLVATGASYVSRAEADPIHQRAMILALAKNYLGGQGDPYDPLVSPLYADLGGLPPLLIQVGDRETVLDDSVMFAEIARAAGIDVNLEVWDGMIHVFQMFGAELPEAHQAIVSIAQFLNRHLHIKAERASS; translated from the coding sequence ATGGCAGCAACTCCGATCGATCTTGCGATCGAACGCATACGCGCGGTCTACCGGAGCTGGAATCGCGAAACCTCCGTAACCCAGATGCGCAGCGATTGGGATGCGGCCTTCGGAGGCAGCACCGCGCCGGTCACATGCGAATGCGTCTCCGCCGGTGGTGTCGACGGCGAATGGATATCGCCGGACGATGCACCGGAGGACAAGGCCATTCTTTATTTCCATGGCGGCGGCTTTCGCATCGGCTCTGTGGCCTCGCACCGCGACCTGATTGCGCAGATCGCACTCGCCAGCGGCTGCCGCGTGCTCGCCATCAACTACCGCCTCGCACCGGAACATCGCTTTCCGGCCGCGCTGGACAACGCCGTCGCAGCCTATCGCTGGATGCTCGACCGCGGCCTGAAGTCGGCCAACATCGCTCTTGCCGGGGATTCTGCCGGCGGCAATCTCGTGCTCGCAGCCATGCTGGCCTTGCGCGAACGGAGGCTTCCGCTGCCCGCATCGGCCGTGCTGATGTCGCCATGGACCGATTTGGTGGCGACCGGTGCGAGTTACGTCAGCCGGGCCGAAGCGGACCCGATCCATCAGCGCGCGATGATCCTGGCGCTGGCAAAGAATTATCTGGGCGGGCAGGGCGATCCCTATGATCCCCTGGTATCACCGCTGTATGCCGACCTCGGGGGCTTGCCGCCGCTATTGATCCAGGTCGGCGACCGCGAAACCGTGCTGGACGATTCCGTCATGTTTGCCGAGATAGCGCGCGCTGCCGGCATCGATGTTAACCTGGAGGTCTGGGATGGTATGATCCACGTCTTCCAGATGTTCGGCGCGGAGCTTCCCGAGGCGCATCAGGCCATCGTATCGATCGCGCAATTTCTCAACCGGCACCTTCACATCAAGGCCGAGAGGGCATCATCATGA
- a CDS encoding SDR family oxidoreductase yields the protein MPAPGTRAFGRLDGRRAFVSGGAQGIGAAIVRSFADAGAHIVIVDLDIAGASALAGQVGATAVHLDVGDTGMVQATMSQHGPFDIVVNNAGVDQHAFFTDTTAEDWARLLAVNLVSAFACTHAALPAMQAAGFGRIINITSEAARLGSKGGAVYSAAKGGVIAFTKSIARENARFGITANSIAPGPVRTPMLEAAVAKGGDKILRAMTDATLLRRLGEPEEIAAAVLFLASDQAGYITGETIGVSGGMGLGG from the coding sequence GTGCCGGCGCCCGGCACTCGGGCTTTCGGACGGCTCGACGGCCGCCGCGCCTTCGTCTCGGGCGGCGCGCAGGGCATTGGTGCGGCGATCGTGCGAAGCTTTGCCGATGCCGGCGCTCATATCGTGATCGTTGATCTCGATATCGCCGGGGCGTCCGCTCTGGCCGGGCAGGTTGGTGCGACGGCGGTCCACCTCGATGTCGGCGACACCGGCATGGTGCAGGCGACCATGTCGCAGCACGGGCCGTTCGATATCGTTGTCAACAATGCCGGCGTCGACCAGCATGCGTTTTTCACCGATACGACGGCAGAAGATTGGGCCAGGCTGCTAGCGGTAAATCTGGTGTCGGCTTTTGCGTGCACCCACGCCGCGCTTCCGGCGATGCAGGCGGCCGGCTTCGGGCGCATCATCAACATCACCTCGGAAGCGGCACGGTTGGGCTCGAAGGGCGGTGCGGTCTATTCGGCCGCGAAGGGAGGTGTAATCGCCTTCACCAAAAGCATTGCGCGCGAAAATGCGCGCTTCGGGATTACCGCCAATTCAATCGCGCCTGGGCCGGTCCGCACGCCGATGCTGGAAGCCGCCGTCGCCAAGGGGGGCGACAAGATCTTGCGCGCGATGACCGATGCCACCTTGTTGCGGCGCCTCGGCGAACCCGAAGAGATCGCCGCGGCCGTATTGTTTCTGGCCTCCGATCAGGCGGGCTATATCACCGGCGAGACGATTGGGGTGTCGGGTGGCATGGGGTTGGGTGGCTGA